A section of the Parasteatoda tepidariorum isolate YZ-2023 chromosome 6, CAS_Ptep_4.0, whole genome shotgun sequence genome encodes:
- the LOC107446261 gene encoding U6 snRNA-associated Sm-like protein LSm6 encodes MSRRQTPSEFLKQIIGRPVVVKLNSGVDYRGVLACLDGYMNIALEQTEEYVNGQLKNKYGDAFIRGNNVLYISTQKRRI; translated from the exons ATGAGTAGACGACAGACACCAAGtgaatttttgaagcaaattattGGACGACCAGTTGTTGTCAAGTTAAATTCAGGTGTAGATTACAGAG gtgTTTTAGCTTGTTTAGATGGATATATGAATATTGCTCTGGAACAAACTGAAGAGTATGTTAATGGtcaacttaaaaacaaatatggaGATGCCTTTATTCGTGGAAATAATg ttttgtacaTCAGCACTCAGAAGCGAAGGATATAG